AAGTTGCCTTAATCTTTCTCGACGCTCTTTAAGAATTTTTGGAAGTTCGGCTTTTGATTTTTTCCTCAATCCATTAATCTTCATTTTATCTTTTAATGAATTTTGTTTTCACTGGTAATTTATCACTGGCTTTTCTAAATGCCTCTTTAGCCTCTTCTTCGGTTATCCCGTCTATCTCAAAAATAATTCGGCCAGGTTTTATAGGAAAAACATAATGGTCAACACTCCCTTTTCCCCCACCCATAGGAACTTCGGTTCCTTTTCTGGTTACAGGTTTATGTGGAAAAATCCTAATCCA
This region of Patescibacteria group bacterium genomic DNA includes:
- the rplP gene encoding 50S ribosomal protein L16 — translated: MLIPRKVKHRKWMKGRSRGIETRGAELAFGAFGLKSLETRWISSRQIEAARRAIIRYLKKGGKLWIRIFPHKPVTRKGTEVPMGGGKGSVDHYVFPIKPGRIIFEIDGITEEEAKEAFRKASDKLPVKTKFIKR